Genomic DNA from Buteo buteo chromosome 21, bButBut1.hap1.1, whole genome shotgun sequence:
GGTGGTGGAAAAGCCACACAAAACCAGAGCACCGGGGGCGTTCAGTGCAAGCAGCCACTCTTCTCTTCTGCCCTTTATCCCCCCCAATTCCTGCTTCATCTCAAACACATCGAATTGATCCAATTGAGAGCCTAGAAATCCTCTAATCTATGACCAAGCCTCCAACCTTCAACTTGGGCAGTCACCGACATTGACTACTGTCCCAGGGCTTGGTTTGGACCCTGGTTCAGAAGGCAAAGTCAGGGCTCTCCCTCCCGCTTGGTCCAGACAGGGAGAACGATCACTCCAAGCCGCGATGATGGACGCAAAGTCCCAGCACGGCCAGGCCGGGGGGGAGCACACTGCTGGCTGCTCTTTCAGAGGCGCACCCGTTCACTTGAAAAGAGCAATTCAgttgatgttttattttggaagacTGCTTAATTGTTTCTGTCAAGGAGACTTACCGCACTGCTTCATCACTTGGTAGGTTTTGGATTTAATTTCCTGGTTTTTGGAAAGCTTTCCTCTGGCTCCTTTGAGGTCTTCTTCCTTCACTGGAGGCCGCTTCTTTTTCACAGGGGCTGGCTAAGAAACAGACGTATTGCCCACACATCAGTATTTCGCATTTAGAAGCATAGGGAACAAAGCTGCCTTAACCCAAAGGCTACAACATACAGAGTTGCTAATACAATATTCCACCTATTTCAACTCTGAGACTGTATACTCAGCTACTCCAGATCTTTGCACAACCATGATCTCACTGCCGTTCCCCAAATCTGTTGCCACTATTACTGGTCTGTTCTGAAATGGTCTTCTGATTGTACAGCCTTCAAAAGCGACAATGGATTGCTTaattgtttggtgttttttttttttttataatttatttttaaattttctctgtCCAGCCCTGCCTGGTCATTCTGCAAGTACAGATTGGTAACTGAAAGATCTGTCCAATattggggaagggaaaaaaaaaatcttcattactAAATTGTCCTTGTGCCTCAGTCTAGTCACTACATCTTCAGGAAATTGGTCAGAGAGATTCTGAAGTCTGGCATGATTTAGTTGGAATAAACTTAACACTTGACCCACAGTTATTGATCTTAAATTTAGTATCTGAGCACTGAACAGGGTTGTCTACAAGCATGTACCGAACACACCTGAAACACTGGACTTAGAACccaaagaaggagaagaaaatctaATATAAAACCAGATGCATCATCAGGTGGTGCACTGCAATGTCCAAGTACTAATCTGTTTACAGTTTATCTTGCTAGAAGAAAATCGGGATAACATTTGCTCATATCAACCTATCCCTACCTTTAAATTAGCACTTCAAAGTCAGATACAacatccagcagcagcagcaatcgGCACCATTAACCTTCCCTCTTCAGTTTACTATTTCAAGGACAGATCGCCAAGGTCCCGCCAGGCAGACCTTGTGGTGGGACGCAGGAGCACAGGAGATAcgattaaaaaagaacaaaagaccCCCACACTCCAACTCTAACAGATTTGCACACTTAACCATCGAGAAAGTTCTCCAACCATCACTACCTACTTAGGGCTTCTGATATTTGGGTTCTGGCAGCGGTGGAGCCCACTTACATGTTTCTAGGCACTGCCTGTAAAGCTAAAAACAGTTGTGGAGGGAAACAAATCCCTCAAGGCCTGCAAATGGCTGGAGCAGCGAGTCCCGCGGAGCTTGCAGAGACAGCGTGTGCATGCCTGGCGCCGGGAAGGGTGGGCTGGCTGCACTGGAGCCTTCGGTATGTTTTCTGCTGGCTGTAAATTCCCGGGAACGCTCAGAATAGCTCACTGTCAATCCCATTTGCATGTGTTGTGGGAAACAAAACATTCACAAGACCTCTGGGGGAAAACATTCTACAAGTAGCCAAAGCAAGCAAGGGGAAAGGGCGGTAGCAAACCCTTCAAAATTCGCAACAGCTTTTGGTCGGTTAGCTGGTTAACCAAACATCCCTACGGACGGGGTTTCATTTGTGTCTGTAATGAAAACTGGCATCTGATGGGAACGGTGCCCCATGCCCATGGCGTGGTGCACAGGCCCCCAGTATAGACCCGTGTTGGCTCCAACACAGAAAGGGAAACCCCCCCCTTGTTTTGTACAACAGGAATACGAAACCTGCTAAGGTCCTTAACCCACTGTTGACACAAGACAATAACTGCGAGGCTTCTTTCCACGGGGACAAGGGACTTCTTGGGCACAGGGTAAGGAAAGGAGGCACTTGAGATGCACTGAGACACAGCCAGGCTCAGCAGAACTGTTGGATTTCAtccagttattttaaaataaaacctctcATGCCTTGATTACAGGTGGATTTTCCAGCAGGACAGCTGCTGTGGATTAGTCAGCCCccagttaaaaagcaaaaaagccacACAGAACAGTTACCGTCAGCCACAGAGGTGAGCCCTGGacctgccagcaccagcagccGCCAGTGTCGCAGCCACACGACTGCTAATTGCTCCCAATGCAAGTGCATTTGTAAGCAGGGTTTGCCAGGAGCCATTCCCAGCTGGCACAGCAGTGCAGCCTGCCCTTTATCTCCTCCTGTCACAAGTCAAAAACTGTTGGTTTACAAGACATATGACTGTTTTTTTAAGTCTCTCTTTCTTTGGAGTAAAGAAAATAAGCCGAACCAAGTTACTCTCTGTGGTCGAAGGATTGTGCTCTTCCACCCTTCCCATGTTCTTACTCTCCATCCTACCCACCATGTAAAACTCTCATGCTGGGGAGAACTCTGCCAGGCACGCGTAGCTTATGTTGAAAACCTAACACTTATGTGAAAAACGAAAAAATTCTGAGATAATTTTAAGATCACTTTGAAACACGGATTATTGGGGAACACAGTAAAGACAAACTATTACTTACAAAATGAACGTAACAGTGTGTAATACAAAATTTCAGTCTCAAATATTGCATCCTAACAGTTGTAATTTTCAGTCACGCTCTCTCTTTTCCCGCATATCAATACATTAAGCTTTACACAACAACATACTTCAGTATAGCCACGTCCTTTCAAAACTACTACCAAAATTTCAAATCATTATCTGAGAAAGCGtgttgcaaaagcagaaatcacTCCTTCTGTAAAACAGCCCAAACCAGAgcagtggaaatgttttttcccttccaataTTTATGGTAAaccagaaaattttaaaactgaattaacCAACCATGTAGAGGgcagctgctttccttcttcttcaaaTAATCCCTCCTAACAACTTACTTGctaaaatatataaacagtGTTTAAATACTTCAACATAACCGAACAAGTCATATAGAGCAGAAAAGCCGAATTCACTGGTTAATGAGAGTAACTTGCTAATAAGTTATTCCAAGCAAACCCTCTGAAACAGTAATACATTTATTAGGCACCCTGCTCTAACAAGAGCCAGTCTCACAGATCTCCCTGTACCTGTGACATAACTGCGGTGCTCACTCGACCGTAATCCCCTCCGAGGTCGTTTCCCGGCTTTGATTAAATCCAGCCCGCGCGCTCTGCGAatgtctgtttttttcctcgACTTATATAGAGCATCTAACATGAAGTCATTAGCTGGGTCATTTTCCCAAACCAGAACCCAGGATGATTCAGGTTGACAGAGGCTGTTGTTGTTGAAAGGTTTATTCTTAGCGATGACGAGGGTTTGCAGTATTTACTGCGCCCTGTGCCCGGGGACGGATGGAGCTGGGGACTGATGAGAGCCGACAGCTGTGGCAGCGGGACCACGGGGAAGCCCGATCCACTACAAAACGACTGCCCGGGAAGTCCACTGGGGCTctatttttaacttgaaaaGGCAAAACTTTGTTATGCACATAAAATTGACTCTGAATCCTCTCGTGGGGGGGAGAGagtgtttgtgtttctttcccaGCATAACAAAACATGAATTCACTAAAGATTATATCTAAACCTAACATCCAAAGCATAACACGGCACCCTAAATCGCTTTTGCACAGGGATCTCTAACAGAAGAGTATTTTGTCCATTTTGGAGagtaaataaaacaggataTAGTTTTACCCTTAACAGTTCTTATTGCTGAGCTTGCCCTGATGCCAGCTCTTACACAACCGAGAGAGTAAAATCACTTTCTACTTACAGCGGTATTAGTAAGTTTAATCATTTCACCTGTCATCTGTATAGGTACAGCTTACTCAGACATGAATAAATTCAGTGTGCCCCACTGTACATGCTGACAGTAGTAAAACCTTTCCCAgaacttttaacatttttccctaaactattttttaattaaatagaaaaaaccCCCCCTCTAagcatgaatttattttttattaccaGGAGAGGGTTGGGTGGGGGAGGGTTGGGTATAgggttcccttttttttttttaatatattttttacattaattctTTGTGTCatgcaaaaaaatcagcttctgTGACTACACTCAACACCTACAAAGAACCAAGACTCCAGCCAGATATGTTAATACGAGAAAGGCAGATGTGGCAGACCTTCAAACATCTTTTACTAAAAAGATCAAGCGTTGTAGTAGTAGAAATCTGCCCTGGCCTCTTCTCGAGCTCTGCCTGTGTTTTGTTTAGGCTACAGAGAGAAGCACaggatgtaaaataaaattggtatttttcattatgaaaacatTACATCAGTACCACAGCACTAGCGCCATACAGTCAGGGCGATGGGATTTGTCGGCTGGGAACTATCCCCCAGGCCTCCGGGTGCCTGTTTTTGCCTTTAAGCTGAACTCTTTCCAGGTCTGAGaagatgttttcctttatgTGACTATTGGGAGAATTATTTGTAGGTTAAGAAGCAGTTTGGATGTTATGTACTTAGCCATTCCTTACATcgaatttctattttaaagccATGGCTTAGTAAACTAGAGGAAATGTTTCTGCAGAACAGCAGTACCTTTCAGTAGGCTaacaaagtagaagaaaaaaaccccatcgacttaagaaaaacagcagatttttttttccattgtacaAACTAACATCTCTCCTTCTCTGCTAAGATGTTTCTATACAGTCCCGTAAGCGTCACTATTCTGACTGTTCcaacaacaaaataacattCTGCATgcttaaagcaaatatttagaattcaagacactgtttttttcccttcagctttcaaaattgCTTCATTTAATTGGTACTACATATTCTTCACTCAAAAGCAACAGAGTTATGCTTTCATGGCAATTTAATTCatacaaacaaaaccattatacaaacaaaattaaaacacctTCAGCTGGCATGCCATTTGAGATAGGAGATGAGGCACCCACAGAGGTAGGCAGCATATCCTGAAGTTTCTAAGACATCCCCCGTAGCCTGGACAATTCTGTTCTCTTTGATTATACATTTCCTAAACCAGTGCTCAACAACACACACAACCATTTCCTCTCACAGATCGTGGGCTAATTTTTTCTCGCAAAAAAACAACCTAAATCTACAGTTGCTTACATTTCAGAGTAGAAATCCTGTTCACCTGGTTGAGGTCCTGAGATCTGTTAAATGGGACACAAATGACAATGAAACAAGATAGGCTCATTTATTTAATAATGgctattaaaaatgcaagttaGCCCTCTTTCATCTTCCACTGCAACACGAAGTGTGGAAGACTCCTTTGCTGAGTAACAGTTGCAGCTAAAATATGGTGATGACCACGGAGAATTTAGTAAATGTACACGTATGGCCACTGTGATCTCCAGGAGACACAGATCTTACAGAAGATTTGACTTCTCTGGGAAACTGCTAACATCCCTCAGTGGACTGACAGGCTTGATAGGTTGACAATTATACTCTGAATTCCTTTAAGGATGCAGTGGGTATGGGGCTGCATGTGTGTAGGTAAGAAGTAATGAAAGTAATTGGCAAACATTATAGAGGAGTTACAGAGGTAGTAGTGGGTCAATACTGTGCGGTCCAGCCCAGCAGAAGACGCTAAACTGCTCCCACCGAGATAGGAAGAGGTGATAGCAATAGCAGCACACTAAGAACAGGATTTCTGCTCTATTCTGGCATAAAGATTCCAACCTCTTGCCATTTGCagccttaaaaagaaaaaaaaaaaaagaaagaaagaaattattaccCTGCACATGGTCACCTTACACCTTCACAGTGAGCCAGCTCTCATCCTACATGGTCCTCCTCATTCCTCCAGCACTCTGGAAAATTGATGGTAGATACCTTGCCATACCTCCAGGGAACCTGGAGAGTAAGATGGCATCTTTCTGcccaacaaaacagaaaaaaccccaagctaGGCTACACGCATTTTCTTGGGTATAATAAGGGAACTCCAAGTGCTTGCTGTAGACACTTTGGTAACCAAAGCAGCTGCTTCCCTGGAGCTTAAGAGACAACTCTGCACTACATAGACAGCACGTAGGAGTGACGTCTTAGCCAGACAGAAAAGAATCAGCactgcttccccttccccttttgcATGGTtttgggaagcagcagagactAAAGTAAGCAAGGAAGACATTGGTCATATCCAGCACATTGCCCTCTGGAGATATGGGACAGAGAGGCGACTCGGTCCTACAACTAGACATCCCCACGTGGCCCTTTTCTGTCCCCGAGAAGGTACTACATCAGTTTTGTGATACAAGGCACTGCACAAGCAAACTTCTCAACAGGACCCTTGGACATCTTCCCTCAGCTTGCATTTCTACTACCTGCTGCAAACAAATCAGAAGGGGAACGGAAGATAAAACAGGTTAACAAGTTATTGAACTGGGCCATGCCTCTGCCAAGGGACAGGATATTGGAGGTAAATTCAGAAATTTGAGGTTACAGATTCTTGTTGCCAACAACCAGAAGTTCTGGCTTTGCCTGAAAAGCCAAAAGTGGGCTGTGATAATCAGCTGTGTGCTTAAAGCATTTTAACATCATCCTACACTCCAGAAGGCCTCAGGTCAGTGTTCTGCAATCTCAGGAGTTCTTAGGTTCCGCATcgaaagttttattttcccgTATGAAAATACAGACAGTTATTCTCCGTGTGTGCACAAGCAGAGGGCAAAAACCCTCCTCAGGGAACAGATCCGAGAAGAGCTTGCAAGGATTCTTACACTCGTAAACAAAATTTGCTACTTAGGAATAGTGGTCCCTCCAACTGAATTGAGACTTGCTGTTAAGGTAAATGAATACATTGAAATTAATATCCAACAAGAGACTGCAAAAAATTAATGTGCAGATCTGAAGTTAAACTCCAGTAGCAAAACCTGCTTCCCAAAACAGCATATTATAAACACTGAAACATGCacacttttaaacagaaaagtatAAAACAAGTGTACAAATCTGTAATAAGTCAAACTTTATTGTAAACCATTATACTATGTAATTACATCAGATACCCTTAGAAGTTTAAGGTAACATCACTGATTAAACAATACGGTCCAAACAGAGGGTAGCAGAATACAGCTGTTGGTTTTGCTCACATAGGCTATACTCTGAATTTACttacaaacaaacccaacattCAGTTTGAGACGGATACCCACGCAAGACAAAAACACCTACAAAAGAGTcccttttttaaagatactgcaGTTTTACTTTGTAAAACCATAGTAGTCATTTTCAGTAATTGAACTGGAAACTTTACCTAAAAAAAGTTTGCACGCCTATGCTGTAGATCTACTCTGACTTGATGTGGCtgaatttatttgctttcattacTGTTTTCTCCCGTAAAAAGCACAGCAAAGTTGCAAACATGGGTTAGTCAAGCACAGTGGCAGAAATTCCTTGTGATGCTCAGCTCTCAGCAGAGCGTGAGAGCCCacacctccctccccaggccCAGCTGGAATTGGAGCAGACGCCTGGGAGGGGATCACTTTGCATTGCTCTAATTTGCAACTCAGTTTCTGAGTTTTCCCTGAAGAAAAGCTATAGTACATTTTAGTTAGCAACATTAACATATAGCATTTACCTACTTAAAGTAAGACAAGGGGACCTGAACATATTAAAGCCAGAACTTGAAAACCACGTATTAGACAACACCAGTGTTTTAAATTTATGCAGATGTGTCACAGGTCAGATAGCAGAAACAGTTAATACATTTAGGTTGACCATTCACGGTAAATTCGATCTCCACCAATACTTCTGTGTCTCTTCTGTAAGTTACAATCCCTTTCTCTTACTTTGGCATATACTACATAGcttattttcattaaacagaatcacattttttttaagcacagccTGAATTAAACCTTTGCCATGAGTTGTCCTGAAGCACATTTACCAGGCATAAATTTAGAGTGCCAATTTGCAGATAATGCAAACGTCATCACGTTGTAATATTATTACTGGATCAACTCTTtatgaaaaatttaatatttcagacCGTACTGCCAATACATTTCAACAAACAGTAAGACATAGTGAAGCACTAGGCACATACTTCCTTCTCACACATACAAGCTCTTCAGACAAGAGCATTTGTCCTTCTTGTACCTACTGCAAGAATTCCGATTTTTATCTTACGAAGAGGAAAACTGccaattttgtattttccatctctttcacATGATAACAAAGaatgaatgggaaaaaaacaaaccagttttTGTTATTTGGTTAAGGTTGTGAAAAAATTTTTATCTTAGTAGAGAAAGTTAGAGCTGTTTTCTCCCCTCTGAAGATACGGTCCTTCGTTACTACTGtggtatttaaaatacttctgtctCTTTGGCTCGTAGTGCTTTACTACATCATCTTGCTAGGCATATCAACATCTCAAACCAAGTGACATTTAAGCACTTAAGACAGGAAAAATTAGGCATTCATATACCTTTGCTATTGCTGTCTTCAAGAAACTGCTCCATAGTGCTTTATACTGTTTTGTACTTGGTCAATAAGTTTGAGGTCTGctcaaaacaaatgttttacatGATTAAGGCCATAATCTTATACTGACACTTCACAGACTAAACATGAgactagaaataattttaataatttaagtaaccggagaaaaggagggaaaaggaagataaaatgaaaGCTCGTACAGTTAAATTTGTGTGCGCTGCTCAGTTATCTCTGGTGGTTGACGAGGATAGTGATGGTTGTGCAGTGGTATGTAGCACATGGTGAATAGCTTTATTTCACTATCTGAAATAGAACAAATCctatgctaaaaaaaataaatgctgacaTTTGCGACAAGAGCCAGTCCTAGCTCTAAAATCCCTTTGGAAAAGTGAGCTGTATGAAACTATTCTGTTGATGAAGATGAATTCCTTGAAGTACTGTGCTTTTGGAGATACGCGCCCACCCAGTGGTAAATAGTCAAGAGAAGATGCAAGTCACACtatcaatgaaaaaaaccaaaaaccctaAAACAGAGGCAACACTGATTAGGGACATTTCtccatccccccaccccccatttcAGAATAACTCAATTAAGCTTCCATTGTCATTAGTTTCTAGATTTAGTCTAAAAGAAACACTAGTACTTAAACTTATTGCAGTTATTACATTTCAGTGCACAGTAACAGAGGTCAGTGGCTCAACTAAACTCACAAACGTTAGGTTTGGTAAAATGTCCCTTCTAGCTGGCTGGACACGCTGAGGTGTACCTGAAGTCTTAGAACATTGTGTTCACCTCGGCAGCCAAGCAGTGAAAAGGAATGCTGGAGTAGTGAAAATAAGTACGGGAGCGCACAGTTCAGTATTTACTAAGGCCCAAGAACCCCATTTAAGTGGTCTGGATAATAAATCACATTAAGACCTAGTAAATctataaaaaatgtaaaaaatcttaaaaagttCTGAGCAGTTTTCCGATGAAACTGTTTGGTTTAAGGCTTGGAACATTTCTGATGTCCAGATACAACAGATTTGCAATTAAGGTCTGTTGTCACCTCTTCGACACATCGACTTGTCCTGCACAAGGTTTAACTAAGCAAGGAAAGCTGTCAGAAGCAATCGTTTAGAAAATATGCAAAGCAAAAGGATGTCACTGAAAACATGTCTGCTAGGTTTCAGATTACCAGGTGTTGTCAATTATCAGCAGACAGACACTGAAAATCACAAAAATTCTGTAGTAACAACTGTATTATACCTcttgggtttttgtgttttttttgttgttgttgtggttttttgtttttttgttgtttggttttttttaaatactaaag
This window encodes:
- the MUSTN1 gene encoding musculoskeletal embryonic nuclear protein 1; amino-acid sequence: MSQPAPVKKKRPPVKEEDLKGARGKLSKNQEIKSKTYQVMKQCEQMGSVAPSIFSRDRTGGETVFEKPKQEPAKSVFG